GGGATCAAAATCGACACTGTAGAGTATGATTTCTGCCGAATGAAGTCCTCCCAGCCTCTCTTTGATTCCCTCATTGATGATTCGGTAATAATCCTGTGTACTCTCCCAGCTCATGCCGCCCAGTAATCCGATTTTTTTCATGATTTCTTCCTGTCATTGTACTTCATCTTCATATAGAGTGTTCCACCCTTTAATTCATCGATCATCTGCTGAAGCCTTTTTGCCTTTGTTTCAGGACGGACCACCTGGTTGATCCAACCCATCTAATCATTCTGCTGATAGGGAGGTCTGTTTTTATAGGCTGTTATGAGATCCTGGTCTTTCAGGACAGAATGTACAATATCGGGCATAATCTGTATCTCCCGACTCAGGCTTTCAAGGTTTTCTGATGTCTTCATTCTGCTCCTTCAGATTTTTCAATCTCCTGAAGGTACTCCTCACTGCTTGGCGAAAATTATAAAAAAAGGTTCTAGGTTTTAACATGTAAAACGGGTATAAATTCTAATCCGATTCCAAAAAAATCACTTAACCTCAAAATCCATATAATAGTTTTCATCATCAAATTTATAGAAGGTGACATCAGTTCGTCC
The DNA window shown above is from Oceanispirochaeta sp. and carries:
- a CDS encoding YdeI/OmpD-associated family protein, which produces MGWINQVVRPETKAKRLQQMIDELKGGTLYMKMKYNDRKKS